In the genome of Mixta calida, the window AACGCGGAAACTTTTGCCACAGTGCAGCAGCTGTTGCAGATCGTCGGCGAACTGCGGATCGGTGGCGGCCAGCGCAATGGCGGTCGGCAGGCCAGCGGCCAGTTCCTTAGCGAAGGTGGGACCGGAAATGACCGCCAGCGGCAGCGCATCGCCCACGATTTCGCGCGCAACATCCTGCAGCAGGCGACCGGTTTCACGCTCAAGCCCTTTCGTAGCCCAAACGATGCGCGAATCGGGACGCAGATGCGGCTTAATCTGGGCCAGCACCTCGCCAAATACATGGCTTGGCACCACAATCAACAGATCGCGGCTGGCGGCGACGGCGTCGGCCAGATCGGGGTCAGTCGAAAGGGTATCGGGGAAAGGCACATCCGGCAGAAAAGCGGCGTTGCAGCGATCGGCTTCCAGCTGCGCTAAATGTTGAGGATTATGACCCCACAACAGCACCTGATGGCCGTTGCGGGCTAAGGTAATGGCCAATGCGGTGCCGTAAGATCCGGCACCCAGCACGGTAACTGACGCGTTACGCTTATTCATCAGGCATCCTGACGAGGTTCGCCGCCTTCTTGCTGCTGCAGGTAGTTCATAAACAGCGCATCGAAGTTGACCGGCGCAAGGTTAAGCTGCGGGAAGGTGCCGCGAGAAACCAGACTGGTGATGCACTCACGGGCGTACGGGAACAAAATGTTCGGGCAATAGGCGCCGAGGCAGTGCGCCATCTGGGTGCCTTCAATACCGGAGATAGTGAAGATACCCGCCTGCTGCACTTCGCACAGGAAAGCGGTGTCGGTGCCGACGGACGCCGTCACGGTCACGCGCAGCACAACTTCAAAGACGCCTTCGGCCAGCTGGCTGGATGCGGTATCCAGATCCAGTTTCACTTCCGGCTCCCACTCTTTCTGGAAAACCTGCGGCGCGTTAGGCGCTTCAAAAGAAATATCTTTCGTATAGATACGCTGGATCTGGAATGACATTTCGCTGGTGTTTTGTTCTGACATTATTATTGAGTCCTGTTAGTTAAAAAAATCCATCGGTACGCCAGTGGCCATTACTTCAGCAGAGGATCAAGCCCTCCGCGGCTGTCCAGCGCGTAAAGATCGTCGCAGCCGCCAATGTGCTGCGCATCGATAAAAATCTGCGGTACGGTGGTACGGCCGCTGCGCTTGATCATCTCTTCGCGCTTGTTCGCATCGCCGTCAATCGGGATTTCCTCGAAAGCGACGCCTTTCTGGGTCAGCAGCGCTTTTGCCCGGTGGCAATAAGGGCAGGTTGCTTTGGTATAAATCTCTACGTTAGCCATATTCAGCACCTTATGAAGTTATTTGCCGCGCACCAGCGGCAGATTTTCACTGCTCCAGCCTGCGACGCCGTCTTTCAGCACGCTGACCTGTTCAAAACCCGCCGCACTCAGCTGAGCCGCGGATTCGAATGCGGAATTACCCGTCGCGCAAACTACAATTATGGGCTGGGCTTTATGCTTTTCCAGTTCGCTGAAGCTGCCCTTTTTAATATCCGCCGCCAGAATATTATGCGCGCCGGAAATGTGACCTTTACGAAACTCATCGCGGGAGCGGATATCGACGACAACCGCATCTTCCTTGTTAATCAGGCGTGTGGCTTCCCCACGGCTGATGGTTTTAACTTTGGAAAACATGCCTTTAAAGGTGGTCACGATTACCAAAACCAGCAACACGACCCATGCCATACACAGAATGGGGTGATTGCTTGCGAATTGCATAATTTCTTGCATGAGGGGTAACAACTCCCGACAGGGTTAATAAGCGAAAATGAGGTTTCTGAGTATACCTG includes:
- a CDS encoding rhodanese-like domain-containing protein, producing the protein MQEIMQFASNHPILCMAWVVLLVLVIVTTFKGMFSKVKTISRGEATRLINKEDAVVVDIRSRDEFRKGHISGAHNILAADIKKGSFSELEKHKAQPIIVVCATGNSAFESAAQLSAAGFEQVSVLKDGVAGWSSENLPLVRGK
- the grxC gene encoding glutaredoxin 3, encoding MANVEIYTKATCPYCHRAKALLTQKGVAFEEIPIDGDANKREEMIKRSGRTTVPQIFIDAQHIGGCDDLYALDSRGGLDPLLK
- the gpsA gene encoding NAD(P)H-dependent glycerol-3-phosphate dehydrogenase, with the protein product MNKRNASVTVLGAGSYGTALAITLARNGHQVLLWGHNPQHLAQLEADRCNAAFLPDVPFPDTLSTDPDLADAVAASRDLLIVVPSHVFGEVLAQIKPHLRPDSRIVWATKGLERETGRLLQDVAREIVGDALPLAVISGPTFAKELAAGLPTAIALAATDPQFADDLQQLLHCGKSFRVYNNPDFIGVQLGGAVKNVIAIGAGISDGIGFGANARTALITRGLAEMSRLGEALGADPTTFMGMAGLGDLVLTCTDNQSRNRRFGMMLGQGVDVESAQAQIGQVVEGYRNTKEVKALAARYGVEMPITEQIYQVLYCEKSPREAALSLLGRARKDENSSR
- the secB gene encoding protein-export chaperone SecB, with translation MSEQNTSEMSFQIQRIYTKDISFEAPNAPQVFQKEWEPEVKLDLDTASSQLAEGVFEVVLRVTVTASVGTDTAFLCEVQQAGIFTISGIEGTQMAHCLGAYCPNILFPYARECITSLVSRGTFPQLNLAPVNFDALFMNYLQQQEGGEPRQDA